One Streptomyces sp. NBC_00554 DNA segment encodes these proteins:
- a CDS encoding ABC transporter ATP-binding protein, translating into MATTPVTTKDPEKTGGRSAVRTLLRLWPYVRPVRGRLFTAAFVAVLASCTGLVIPLVLKWMVDGPVADRDSAGVWLGALYLLLFGLAEALLFGLRRWLVARPLAGVEAAMRADLYRHLQRLPVAFHDRWASGQLLSRGTTDLMLVRMFLAFPLTFLLVNSVTILAGMAIMLAQEWTLGLVLLAPAVPVMFVCWLFERRYSKVARRAQDQVGDLTTVVEESVLGIRIIKGFGRHRSQARAFRELSGTLRGTELAKARLLASIWAVIVTLPELAIGTALVLGTIQVADGHLSAGTLVAFLSTALALRWPVDSIGFLLAMSQEAATATERYFEVMDEKPEAETVPAVGMRAAATAPAPAVGMRAARGGTGGHSGTSQAPSSAPTPTPAPTPPADSTGPGGLQFHNVRFRYPDAPENTPPILDRIDLHIRPGESMALVGATGTGKTTLTALVPRLHEVTSGRITLDGEDITAIPREELRTRVAMAFEEPTLFSASVGENVLMGAEDGAGETELDQALAVAQADFAHALPHGTDTQVGEQGLSLSGGQRQRLALARAVVGSPRFLVLDDPLSALDVHTEAAVEAALRRVLADTTALIVAHRPSTVLLADRVALLSGGRITAVGTHHELLRTNAEYAHLMSGTEGTEGTEEDDR; encoded by the coding sequence ATGGCGACAACACCTGTAACCACCAAGGACCCTGAGAAGACCGGTGGCCGGTCGGCCGTGCGCACGCTGCTGCGGCTGTGGCCGTACGTCCGGCCGGTGCGCGGGCGGCTGTTCACCGCCGCGTTCGTCGCGGTGCTCGCCTCCTGTACGGGGCTGGTGATTCCGCTCGTGCTGAAGTGGATGGTGGACGGGCCGGTCGCCGACCGGGACTCCGCGGGGGTGTGGCTCGGGGCGCTGTACCTGCTGCTGTTCGGGCTCGCGGAGGCGCTGCTGTTCGGGCTGCGGCGGTGGCTGGTGGCGAGGCCCCTGGCGGGTGTCGAGGCGGCGATGCGAGCGGATCTGTACCGGCATCTCCAGCGGCTGCCGGTCGCCTTCCACGACCGCTGGGCCTCTGGTCAGCTGCTGTCCCGGGGCACCACGGACCTGATGCTGGTGCGCATGTTCCTGGCCTTCCCGCTGACCTTCCTGCTGGTCAACTCCGTGACGATCCTCGCGGGCATGGCCATCATGCTGGCCCAGGAGTGGACGCTCGGGCTGGTGCTGCTCGCTCCTGCGGTCCCCGTGATGTTCGTCTGCTGGCTCTTCGAGCGGCGGTACTCAAAGGTGGCGCGGCGGGCGCAGGACCAGGTGGGCGACCTGACGACGGTCGTCGAGGAGAGCGTGCTCGGCATCCGCATCATCAAAGGCTTCGGGCGCCATCGCAGCCAGGCCCGCGCGTTCCGCGAGCTGTCGGGGACCCTGCGCGGCACGGAACTCGCCAAGGCCCGTCTCCTCGCCTCCATCTGGGCTGTCATCGTCACCCTCCCCGAACTCGCCATCGGCACCGCCCTCGTCCTCGGCACCATCCAGGTCGCCGACGGCCACCTCTCCGCCGGCACCCTGGTCGCCTTCCTCTCCACCGCCCTCGCCCTGCGCTGGCCGGTCGACTCGATCGGCTTCCTCCTGGCAATGAGCCAGGAGGCAGCGACAGCGACGGAACGGTACTTCGAGGTAATGGACGAGAAGCCGGAGGCAGAAACGGTCCCAGCTGTGGGCATGCGTGCCGCCGCCACCGCCCCCGCCCCCGCTGTGGGCATGCGTGCCGCTAGGGGCGGCACGGGTGGGCACAGCGGCACCTCGCAAGCGCCGAGCAGCGCACCCACCCCGACCCCAGCCCCCACCCCGCCGGCAGATTCAACAGGCCCCGGCGGACTCCAGTTCCACAACGTCCGCTTCCGCTACCCCGACGCCCCCGAGAACACCCCACCCATCCTCGACCGCATCGACCTGCACATCCGCCCCGGCGAATCGATGGCGCTGGTCGGAGCAACAGGCACCGGCAAAACCACCCTCACCGCCCTGGTCCCCCGCCTCCACGAGGTAACGTCCGGCCGCATCACGCTGGACGGCGAGGACATCACAGCGATCCCCCGCGAGGAACTCCGCACCCGCGTAGCCATGGCCTTCGAGGAGCCCACCCTCTTCTCCGCAAGCGTCGGCGAGAACGTACTCATGGGCGCCGAGGACGGCGCGGGCGAAACAGAGTTGGACCAGGCGCTAGCCGTCGCGCAGGCGGACTTCGCACACGCGCTGCCCCACGGCACGGACACCCAGGTAGGCGAACAGGGCCTGAGCCTCTCCGGCGGCCAGCGGCAGCGCCTCGCCCTGGCGAGAGCGGTCGTAGGCAGCCCCCGCTTCCTGGTCCTCGACGACCCCTTGTCGGCCCTGGACGTGCACACGGAGGCCGCGGTAGAGGCGGCACTGCGCCGCGTACTGGCGGACACGACCGCCCTGATCGTGGCGCACCGCCCGTCCACGGTCCTGCTCGCGGACCGGGTGGCCCTGCTCTCCGGCGGCCGCATCACCGCGGTGGGCACCCACCACGAACTACTGCGCACGAACGCCGAGTACGCCCACCTGATGTCAGGCACCGAGGGCACAGAGGGCACAGAGGAGGACGACCGATGA
- a CDS encoding ABC transporter ATP-binding protein, whose product MTAPTTTAPGKDKGRDKGRDKAKGKGTPAPQPPQYTDPFDRDALPTPPGATAALLRSLLAPLRSRVVLTSVLLLLQQAAVQAGPLLVAYAIDRGVPAFRSHDNGPLIAVAVAYLLCSVASGALQYAFILASARVNQDVLLDLRGRIFRHAQALSIDFHERYTSGRLISRSTTDVESLRELLSEGLQELVTVILSFVYISAMLLWLDLGLGAVAVVSFVPLYLLIRLYQHRAGRIFAMRSTAIAAVIVKFAETMNGIRPVRAFRREATNDAEFGTLNRHHERTNGDAILEMARYVIGSRLVANTAVAGIVLWGAHRVATDSLALGVLAAAVLYLRRLYDPIDRLGMFLNSYQSAAASLEKIAGLLAQDPSVPEPAAPKQLPALASEHPGREVVFDGVRFAYRTGGEVLPTFDLTVPAGQTVAVVGSTGAGKSTLAKLLARFYDPTDGRVLLDGVDLRELSVPELRRGVVMVTQEAFLFSGTVAENISIGRPDATREDIERAAKAIGAHDFISSLPEGYDTDVRKRGGRISAGQRQLVAFARALLADPAVLILDEATSSLDVPGERAVQRAMSTVLRGRTAVVIAHRLSTVEIADRVLVMEHGHIVEDGTPAELVANRGKFADLHQAWQDSLV is encoded by the coding sequence ATGACGGCGCCCACGACGACCGCGCCGGGCAAGGACAAGGGCAGGGACAAAGGCAGGGACAAGGCAAAAGGCAAGGGCACGCCCGCACCACAACCCCCGCAGTACACGGACCCCTTCGACCGCGACGCCCTCCCCACGCCCCCGGGCGCGACCGCCGCGCTACTGCGTTCGCTGCTCGCCCCGCTCAGGTCCCGCGTGGTCCTGACCTCCGTCCTGCTCCTGCTCCAGCAGGCCGCGGTCCAGGCGGGCCCGCTGCTCGTCGCGTACGCCATCGACCGCGGCGTACCGGCGTTCAGGAGCCACGACAACGGCCCGCTGATCGCGGTGGCGGTCGCGTACCTGCTCTGCTCGGTGGCCTCCGGCGCGCTCCAGTACGCCTTCATCCTCGCGTCCGCCCGCGTCAACCAGGACGTGCTGCTCGACCTGCGCGGCCGTATCTTCCGGCACGCGCAGGCGCTCAGCATCGACTTCCACGAACGCTACACCTCGGGCCGGCTGATCTCCCGTTCCACGACGGACGTCGAGTCACTGCGTGAACTCCTCAGCGAGGGCCTGCAGGAGCTCGTCACGGTCATCCTGTCGTTCGTCTACATCTCGGCGATGCTGCTCTGGCTCGACCTGGGTCTGGGCGCGGTGGCGGTCGTGTCCTTCGTGCCGCTGTATCTGCTCATCCGCCTCTACCAGCACCGCGCGGGCCGTATCTTCGCGATGCGCTCGACCGCGATCGCCGCCGTCATCGTGAAGTTCGCGGAGACGATGAACGGCATCCGCCCGGTGCGCGCGTTCCGCCGCGAGGCCACCAACGACGCGGAGTTCGGGACGCTCAACCGGCACCACGAGCGGACGAACGGCGACGCCATCCTGGAGATGGCCCGCTATGTCATCGGCTCCCGCCTGGTCGCCAACACGGCCGTCGCGGGGATCGTGCTGTGGGGTGCACACCGGGTGGCCACGGACTCGCTGGCGCTGGGTGTGCTGGCCGCCGCCGTGCTGTATCTGCGCCGTCTGTACGACCCGATCGACCGCCTGGGCATGTTCCTCAACTCCTACCAGTCCGCGGCGGCTTCGCTGGAGAAGATCGCGGGCCTGCTGGCCCAGGACCCCTCAGTGCCGGAGCCGGCCGCGCCGAAGCAGTTGCCCGCTCTCGCCTCCGAACACCCCGGCCGCGAGGTCGTCTTCGACGGCGTCCGCTTCGCCTACCGCACCGGCGGCGAGGTCCTGCCCACCTTCGACCTCACGGTCCCGGCCGGGCAGACGGTGGCCGTCGTCGGCTCGACGGGCGCGGGCAAATCGACGCTCGCCAAGCTGCTGGCCCGCTTCTACGACCCCACGGACGGCCGGGTCCTCCTCGACGGCGTCGACCTGCGCGAGCTGTCCGTGCCGGAGCTGCGGCGCGGGGTGGTGATGGTGACCCAGGAGGCGTTCCTGTTCTCCGGCACCGTCGCCGAGAACATCTCCATCGGCCGCCCCGACGCAACCCGTGAGGACATCGAGCGCGCCGCGAAGGCGATCGGCGCCCACGACTTCATCAGCTCCCTGCCCGAGGGCTACGACACGGACGTACGCAAACGGGGCGGCCGTATCTCGGCGGGCCAGCGCCAACTGGTCGCCTTCGCGCGGGCGTTGCTCGCCGACCCGGCGGTCCTCATCCTCGACGAGGCGACCAGCTCGCTGGACGTCCCCGGCGAACGGGCTGTCCAGCGCGCCATGTCGACAGTCCTGCGCGGCCGTACGGCGGTGGTCATCGCGCACCGGCTGTCGACGGTGGAGATCGCCGACCGGGTCCTTGTGATGGAGCACGGCCACATCGTCGAGGACGGTACTCCGGCCGAACTCGTCGCGAACCGCGGCAAGTTCGCCGATCTGCATCAGGCGTGGCAGGACAGTCTCGTATAG
- a CDS encoding ABC transporter ATP-binding protein, whose amino-acid sequence MIDAYEDPGTPDCRGGGRYLWWLCTRQAGRSVAGALLASVWMGLLALTPYLLSRAIDDGLEPGDEAALVGWAAAMLGAGVFNAFLGVLRHRTMTKVRMDAHFRTVKVVVGQATRLGAALSRQVGAGEVVTIGVGDVQTIATSLTVVGPGVAGVLTYGVVAALLLSVSVQLSVVILLGVPVITVLLGPMMGRLQGAETEYRERQGVLTARIGDLAGGLRVLNGLGGKGLFADSFRRDSQELRAQGYRVGAVTSWIQSLGLGLPTVFLAVVTWLAARLAAQGSITIGELVSVYGYVAVLVMPVAFLIECGYQVSRGLVAARRVVRFLALEPLATDSAARDAPAEPSALLDPESGVRVAPGKLTALVGARPSDSAAVVDRLGRYAESAATWGGVRLDEIDLSQVRQRILVADNEADLFAGTLRDLVSGRRDHDEQAISGAVHAAVADDIVLGLPDGLDSAVDAQGRSLSGGQRQRVRLVRALLADPEVLLAVEPTSALDAHTEATVAARLRVARRGRTTVVTSTSPLMLDQMDTVSYLVDGKVAASGSHRELLDGEPEYRALVARDTDVEDAEDAENEEAVR is encoded by the coding sequence ATGATCGACGCGTACGAGGACCCGGGCACGCCCGACTGCCGTGGCGGCGGCCGGTATCTGTGGTGGCTGTGCACCAGACAGGCGGGCCGGTCGGTGGCGGGGGCGCTGCTGGCGAGCGTCTGGATGGGGCTGCTCGCGCTGACGCCGTATCTGCTGTCGCGCGCGATCGACGACGGTCTGGAGCCGGGCGACGAGGCGGCGCTGGTGGGCTGGGCCGCGGCCATGCTGGGCGCGGGGGTGTTCAACGCCTTCCTGGGCGTCCTGCGGCACCGCACGATGACCAAGGTCCGGATGGACGCCCACTTCCGTACGGTCAAGGTCGTGGTGGGGCAGGCGACCCGGCTGGGGGCCGCGCTGTCGCGCCAGGTGGGGGCCGGTGAGGTCGTCACGATCGGCGTCGGCGACGTCCAGACCATCGCCACCTCGCTGACCGTCGTCGGCCCCGGCGTGGCCGGGGTCCTCACCTACGGCGTGGTGGCCGCGCTGCTGCTGTCGGTCTCTGTCCAGCTGTCCGTGGTGATCCTGCTCGGCGTGCCGGTGATCACCGTGCTCCTCGGGCCGATGATGGGGCGGCTGCAGGGCGCGGAGACCGAGTACCGCGAACGGCAGGGTGTGCTGACCGCCCGGATCGGCGACCTCGCGGGCGGCCTGCGTGTCCTCAACGGGCTCGGCGGCAAAGGGCTGTTCGCCGACTCCTTCCGCCGCGACTCGCAGGAGCTGCGGGCGCAGGGGTACCGGGTCGGGGCGGTGACCAGCTGGATCCAGTCGCTGGGGCTCGGGCTGCCGACGGTGTTCCTCGCCGTCGTGACCTGGCTGGCGGCCCGGCTGGCCGCTCAAGGGTCCATCACCATCGGCGAGTTGGTGTCCGTGTACGGCTATGTCGCGGTCCTCGTGATGCCGGTGGCGTTCCTCATCGAGTGCGGCTACCAGGTCAGCCGGGGGCTGGTGGCCGCCCGGCGCGTTGTGCGGTTCCTGGCCCTGGAGCCGCTGGCCACCGACAGCGCCGCACGGGACGCCCCGGCGGAACCGTCGGCGCTCCTCGATCCGGAGTCCGGTGTGCGGGTGGCGCCGGGGAAGCTGACCGCGCTGGTCGGCGCCCGCCCTTCGGACTCCGCCGCGGTGGTCGACCGGCTCGGGCGGTACGCGGAGTCGGCGGCGACCTGGGGCGGCGTACGCCTGGACGAGATCGACCTGTCCCAGGTGCGGCAGCGGATCCTGGTCGCGGACAACGAGGCCGATCTGTTCGCGGGCACCCTGCGCGACCTGGTCTCCGGCCGGCGCGACCACGACGAACAGGCCATCTCCGGGGCCGTGCACGCGGCCGTCGCGGACGACATCGTCCTCGGACTGCCGGACGGACTCGACTCGGCCGTCGACGCGCAGGGCCGCAGTCTCTCCGGGGGCCAGCGGCAGCGCGTACGCCTGGTGCGGGCGCTTCTCGCCGATCCCGAGGTGCTGCTCGCGGTCGAGCCCACTTCCGCGCTCGACGCCCACACCGAGGCGACCGTCGCCGCCCGGCTGCGGGTTGCGCGCCGCGGCCGTACGACGGTGGTGACCAGCACGTCACCGCTCATGCTCGACCAGATGGACACCGTGTCCTACCTGGTGGACGGCAAGGTCGCGGCCAGCGGCAGTCATCGCGAACTCCTCGACGGGGAGCCGGAGTACCGCGCGCTCGTGGCCCGCGACACGGACGTAGAAGACGCAGAGGACGCAGAGAACGAGGAGGCCGTGCGATGA
- a CDS encoding ABC transporter ATP-binding protein, producing MSGQLPVAAEADVRRASVRLIRADGRAFAVVLALNTLAAGAGLVGPWLLGRIIDEVRGGAGVGVVDRLALVILGCALTQVLLARAARYVGHRFGERTLARVREEFVERALALPASVVERAGTGDLTARGTADVAMVGTTLRDALPELLICSVQSLFILGAVFAIDPLLGGCGVLGLVGIWFATRWYLRRARTAYLAEGAATSEVAEILGATASGARTVEAFGLQRRRTLASRDAIETLRRTRMRTLFLRNVFFPLVETSYAVPVVAVLLAGGALHARGAMSLGAVVAAALYLMQLVDPLDTILNRVEQLQSSSASFARVEGLAQAPRATSSAGSPAPVDDRIDVTDVRYSYDRGGEVLRGVDLTVRPGERLAVVGPSGAGKTTLSRLLAGVDAPSSGSVTVGRVPIVGLDPEQLRRQVVLVTQEHHVFLGTVRDNLLIAEPAATDAELWAALAAVGADDWAGELPDGLDTELGPAGHPTDGSRAQQLALARVVLADPHTLILDEATALLDPTTARHTERALAAVLEGRTVIAIAHRLHTAHDADRVAVMEDGRLTELGTHDDLVAADGAYAALWHSWHGEGRPAG from the coding sequence ATGAGCGGGCAGCTGCCGGTCGCCGCGGAGGCCGACGTGCGCCGGGCCTCGGTCCGGCTGATCAGGGCGGACGGGCGGGCCTTCGCCGTCGTGCTCGCCCTCAACACGCTGGCCGCCGGGGCCGGTCTGGTCGGGCCGTGGCTGCTCGGCCGGATCATCGACGAGGTGCGGGGCGGGGCCGGGGTGGGCGTCGTGGACCGGCTGGCGCTCGTCATCCTGGGGTGCGCGCTGACGCAGGTGCTGCTGGCGCGAGCCGCCCGGTATGTGGGACACCGTTTCGGGGAGCGGACGCTGGCGCGGGTGCGCGAGGAGTTCGTCGAGCGGGCGCTCGCGCTGCCCGCCTCGGTGGTGGAGCGGGCCGGCACGGGCGACCTGACGGCGCGCGGCACCGCGGACGTCGCCATGGTGGGCACCACCCTGCGCGACGCCCTGCCCGAACTGCTCATCTGCTCGGTGCAGTCGCTGTTCATCCTCGGCGCGGTCTTCGCCATTGACCCGCTGCTCGGCGGCTGCGGGGTCCTCGGCCTGGTCGGCATCTGGTTCGCCACGCGCTGGTATCTGCGCCGGGCGCGCACCGCCTATCTCGCCGAGGGTGCCGCCACCTCGGAGGTGGCGGAGATCCTCGGGGCCACCGCCTCGGGCGCCCGCACCGTCGAGGCCTTCGGACTGCAGCGGCGCCGGACTCTGGCGAGCCGGGACGCGATCGAGACACTCCGCCGCACCCGGATGCGGACGCTGTTCCTGCGCAACGTGTTCTTCCCGCTGGTGGAGACCTCGTACGCCGTCCCCGTGGTCGCCGTGCTGCTTGCGGGGGGCGCGCTGCACGCGCGGGGTGCGATGAGCCTGGGTGCGGTGGTCGCGGCGGCGCTGTATCTGATGCAGCTCGTCGACCCGTTGGACACGATCCTGAACCGGGTCGAGCAGTTGCAGAGCAGCAGCGCGTCCTTCGCCCGTGTGGAGGGGCTCGCACAAGCCCCGAGGGCCACCTCTTCGGCCGGCTCGCCCGCCCCGGTGGACGACCGGATCGACGTGACGGACGTGCGCTACTCGTACGACCGCGGGGGTGAGGTGCTGCGCGGGGTCGACCTGACCGTGCGGCCCGGGGAGCGGCTGGCCGTGGTCGGCCCGTCCGGCGCCGGGAAGACCACGCTGAGCAGGCTGCTCGCGGGTGTCGACGCGCCGAGCTCGGGCTCGGTGACGGTGGGCCGGGTGCCGATCGTCGGCCTCGATCCGGAGCAGTTGCGGCGGCAGGTCGTCCTCGTCACCCAGGAGCACCACGTGTTCCTGGGCACGGTCCGCGACAATCTGCTGATCGCCGAACCGGCCGCCACCGACGCCGAGTTGTGGGCGGCGCTCGCGGCGGTCGGTGCGGACGACTGGGCCGGGGAGCTGCCGGACGGCCTGGACACCGAGCTGGGCCCGGCCGGACACCCCACGGACGGCTCGCGTGCCCAGCAACTCGCCCTGGCCCGCGTCGTCCTCGCGGACCCGCACACCCTCATCCTCGACGAGGCCACGGCGCTCCTCGACCCGACGACCGCCCGCCACACGGAGCGCGCGCTGGCCGCCGTACTCGAGGGACGCACCGTCATCGCGATCGCGCACCGGCTGCACACGGCGCACGACGCGGACCGGGTGGCCGTCATGGAGGACGGCCGGCTCACCGAACTCGGCACGCACGACGACCTGGTGGCGGCGGACGGCGCGTACGCGGCGCTGTGGCACTCGTGGCACGGCGAGGGGCGGCCCGCCGGCTGA
- a CDS encoding M4 family metallopeptidase, producing the protein MRSNSPHRRTPHTQRRRAAAVALAGVAALIATAVQSGAATAAPEKAPSAAGKVNPGAVPVKLSPAQRAALIRDAEAAKADTAADLSLGAKEKLVVRDVAKDADGTVHTRYERTYDGLPVLGGDLVVDTAKSGATEGVVKATRSAIEPATTTAALPAARAETQALAAAKAEKAKSPDVNRAPRKVVWAASGTPTVAWETVVGGFQHDGTPQELHVVTDATTGKKLYEWEAIETGTGNTVYSGTVTLGTTQSGTTYNLTDGTRGGHKTYNLNRGTSGTGTLFSGSDDVWGNGLASNLESAGADAHYGAALTWDYYKNVHGRSGIRGDGVGAYSRVHYGNNYVNAFWSDSCFCMTYGDGSGNANPLTSIDVAAHEMTHGLTSATAGLVYSGESGGLNEATSDIFGSTVEFYAANSSDVGDYLIGEEININGNGTPLRYMDQPSKDGASKDSWYSGIGSIDVHYSSGPANHFFYLLSEGSGTKTINGVTYNSPTADGLPVTGIGRAKAEQIWFKALTTKFTSTTNYAAARTGTLAVAGELYGTTSAEYAAVQNAWAGVAVGARAGGGGGGTSFESTTDVSIPDNGAAVTSSIAVTGRTGNAPTNLAVAVDIVHTYIGDLQVQLVAPDGTAYTLKAYGTGGSADNINTTYTVNASSEVANGTWLLRVQDNAAVDTGYINSWKLTFP; encoded by the coding sequence TTGAGAAGCAACTCCCCTCACAGACGCACCCCCCACACCCAGCGGCGTCGCGCCGCAGCCGTCGCCCTCGCGGGCGTCGCCGCCCTGATCGCCACGGCCGTCCAGTCGGGCGCCGCGACCGCCGCCCCGGAGAAGGCACCGTCGGCAGCGGGCAAGGTCAACCCGGGCGCCGTTCCCGTGAAGCTCTCCCCCGCCCAGCGCGCCGCGCTGATACGCGACGCCGAGGCGGCCAAGGCGGACACCGCCGCGGACCTGAGCCTCGGCGCCAAGGAGAAGCTCGTCGTCCGGGACGTCGCCAAGGACGCGGACGGCACGGTCCACACCCGCTATGAGCGCACGTACGACGGACTCCCGGTCCTCGGCGGCGACCTGGTGGTCGACACCGCCAAGTCGGGCGCGACCGAGGGCGTCGTCAAGGCGACCCGGTCCGCCATCGAGCCGGCGACGACCACCGCCGCGCTGCCCGCCGCCAGGGCCGAGACGCAGGCCCTGGCCGCCGCGAAGGCGGAGAAGGCCAAGAGCCCCGACGTCAACCGGGCGCCCCGCAAGGTCGTCTGGGCCGCGAGCGGCACGCCGACCGTGGCGTGGGAGACGGTCGTCGGCGGCTTCCAGCACGACGGCACCCCGCAGGAGCTGCACGTCGTCACGGACGCCACCACGGGCAAGAAGCTGTACGAGTGGGAGGCCATCGAGACCGGCACCGGCAACACGGTGTACAGCGGCACGGTCACGCTCGGCACCACCCAGTCCGGAACGACGTACAACCTGACCGACGGCACGCGCGGCGGCCACAAGACGTACAACCTGAACCGCGGCACCTCCGGCACCGGCACGCTCTTCTCGGGCTCCGACGACGTGTGGGGCAACGGGCTGGCGTCCAACCTGGAGTCGGCCGGCGCCGACGCCCACTACGGCGCGGCACTGACCTGGGACTACTACAAGAACGTGCACGGCCGCAGCGGCATCAGGGGCGACGGAGTGGGCGCGTACTCGCGGGTCCACTACGGCAACAACTACGTCAACGCCTTCTGGTCCGACAGCTGCTTCTGCATGACGTACGGCGACGGGTCGGGCAACGCCAACCCGCTCACCTCGATCGACGTCGCCGCGCACGAGATGACGCACGGCCTCACCTCCGCCACCGCGGGGCTCGTCTACAGCGGCGAGTCCGGCGGCCTGAACGAGGCGACCTCCGACATCTTCGGCTCCACGGTCGAGTTCTACGCGGCGAACTCCTCCGACGTCGGTGACTACCTCATCGGCGAAGAGATCAACATCAACGGCAACGGCACGCCGCTGCGTTACATGGACCAGCCGAGCAAGGACGGCGCGTCCAAGGACAGTTGGTACTCGGGGATCGGCTCGATCGACGTCCACTACTCCTCGGGTCCGGCGAACCACTTCTTCTATCTGCTGAGCGAGGGCAGCGGCACCAAGACCATCAACGGTGTCACCTACAACTCGCCGACCGCCGACGGGCTACCGGTCACCGGGATCGGCCGCGCCAAGGCGGAGCAGATCTGGTTCAAGGCGCTCACCACGAAGTTCACCTCGACCACCAACTACGCGGCGGCCCGCACCGGCACGCTCGCGGTGGCGGGTGAGCTGTACGGCACCACGAGCGCCGAGTACGCGGCGGTGCAGAACGCCTGGGCGGGCGTCGCGGTAGGCGCCCGGGCCGGCGGCGGTGGCGGTGGTACGTCGTTCGAGAGCACGACCGACGTATCAATTCCGGACAACGGAGCGGCGGTCACCTCCTCGATCGCGGTCACCGGGCGTACCGGCAACGCGCCGACGAACCTCGCGGTCGCCGTCGACATCGTGCACACCTACATCGGTGACCTCCAGGTGCAGCTGGTCGCCCCCGACGGCACGGCGTACACGCTGAAGGCGTACGGCACCGGCGGGAGCGCGGACAACATCAACACCACCTACACGGTGAACGCCTCCTCCGAAGTCGCCAACGGAACCTGGCTGTTGAGGGTCCAGGACAACGCGGCCGTGGACACCGGCTACATCAACAGCTGGAAGCTCACGTTCCCGTAG
- a CDS encoding M4 family metallopeptidase codes for MTPLYARHKRTTLAIATAVAAGALLATGMTTGASAEVAAAPTAKPTLPGAQIQLSAAARTSLIQEADAATPQTAKEIGLGAKEKLVVRDVIQDADGTLHTRYERTYDGLPVLGGDLVVHETAAGKTESVTKATKATIKVASLTPTVTSAKAEKQALTAAKAAGSEKTAADAAPRKVIWAADGTPVLAYETVVGGLQDDGTPNELHVITDAATGAKLYEYQGIETGTGKSLYSGTVTLGTTLSGSTYQLTDTSRGSHKTYNKSHTTTSSAGTLFTDADDTWGTGAASSSTTDQTAAVDAAYGAQTTWDFYKNTFNRSGIKNNGVAAYSRVHYGNAYVNAFWDDSCFCMTYGDGSGNVKPLTSLDVAGHEMTHGVTSNTAGLNYSGESGGLNEATSDIFGTAVEFYAANSSDVGDYLIGEKININGDGTPLRYMDQPSKDGASANYWSSTLKNLDVHYSSGPANHFFYLLSEGSGAKTINGVSYNSPTSNGATITGIGRAKASQIWYKALTEYMTSTTTYAGARTATLSATAALYGSTSTEYTTVAATWTAINVS; via the coding sequence GTGACCCCCCTCTACGCGCGTCACAAGCGCACCACTCTGGCCATCGCCACCGCTGTCGCCGCCGGAGCCCTGCTCGCCACCGGTATGACCACCGGTGCCTCCGCCGAGGTCGCCGCGGCCCCCACCGCCAAGCCGACGCTTCCCGGCGCCCAGATCCAGCTGTCCGCGGCGGCACGCACCTCCCTGATCCAGGAGGCCGACGCCGCAACTCCCCAGACCGCCAAGGAGATAGGCCTCGGCGCCAAGGAGAAGCTCGTCGTCAGAGACGTCATCCAGGACGCGGACGGCACGCTCCACACGCGCTACGAGCGCACGTACGACGGACTCCCGGTCCTCGGCGGCGACCTGGTCGTCCACGAGACCGCGGCCGGCAAGACCGAGAGCGTCACCAAGGCGACGAAGGCGACCATCAAGGTGGCCTCCCTCACGCCCACCGTCACCTCCGCGAAGGCCGAGAAGCAGGCGCTGACCGCCGCCAAGGCCGCCGGCTCGGAGAAGACCGCGGCCGACGCGGCGCCCCGCAAGGTGATCTGGGCGGCGGACGGCACCCCCGTGCTCGCCTACGAGACGGTCGTCGGCGGCCTCCAGGACGACGGCACCCCGAACGAGCTGCACGTCATCACCGACGCGGCCACCGGCGCGAAGCTGTACGAGTACCAGGGCATCGAGACCGGCACCGGCAAGAGCCTGTACTCCGGCACGGTCACCCTCGGCACCACGCTGTCGGGCTCGACCTACCAGCTGACCGACACCTCGCGCGGCAGCCACAAGACGTACAACAAGTCGCACACCACCACCTCGTCCGCGGGCACCCTGTTCACCGACGCGGACGACACCTGGGGCACCGGCGCGGCCTCCAGCTCGACCACCGACCAGACCGCGGCCGTCGACGCCGCGTACGGCGCGCAGACGACCTGGGACTTCTACAAGAACACGTTCAACCGCAGCGGCATCAAGAACAACGGTGTCGCCGCGTACTCCCGAGTCCACTACGGCAACGCGTACGTCAACGCCTTCTGGGACGACAGCTGCTTCTGCATGACGTACGGCGACGGGTCCGGCAACGTCAAGCCGCTGACCTCGCTGGACGTGGCGGGCCACGAGATGACCCACGGTGTCACCTCCAACACCGCGGGCCTCAACTACAGCGGTGAGTCCGGCGGTCTGAACGAGGCCACCTCCGACATCTTCGGCACGGCGGTCGAGTTCTACGCGGCCAACTCCTCCGACGTCGGCGACTACCTCATCGGCGAGAAGATCAACATCAACGGCGACGGCACGCCGCTGCGCTACATGGACCAGCCGAGCAAGGACGGCGCGTCGGCCAACTACTGGTCCTCGACGCTGAAGAACCTGGACGTCCACTACTCGTCCGGCCCGGCCAACCACTTCTTCTACCTGCTGAGCGAGGGCAGCGGCGCGAAGACCATCAACGGGGTGAGCTACAACTCCCCGACGTCCAACGGCGCCACGATCACCGGCATCGGCCGGGCCAAGGCCAGCCAGATCTGGTACAAGGCGCTGACCGAGTACATGACGTCGACGACCACGTACGCGGGCGCCCGCACGGCGACCCTGAGCGCGACGGCCGCGCTGTACGGGTCCACCAGCACGGAGTACACGACCGTGGCGGCGACCTGGACCGCGATCAACGTGAGCTGA